In the Gossypium raimondii isolate GPD5lz chromosome 9, ASM2569854v1, whole genome shotgun sequence genome, one interval contains:
- the LOC105800008 gene encoding alpha-mannosidase I MNS5, with protein sequence MLLSRSYGAWLVLFLLISPAFIAPSMSQIDSHWAAKKRHMREKVRKMFYHAYENYMKHAFPHDELKPLTKSFTDSLSELGNLKLQHLPRNYNGSALTLIESLSSLVIMGNNTEFERAVTWLSENLTFNIDARINLFECNIRVLGGLISAHILATDSTNRLVQGCYKNQLLNLAEDLGRRFLPAFDTPTGLPYAWVNLKYGVMEDETPETSTSGCGSLILEMGALSRLTGDPRYESAALRALRKLWSMRSSLNLLGTTLDVTTGEWIEYSSGIGAGVDSFYEYLCKAYILFGKEDYWRMFHSAYLAVQKYFRHGPWYHEADMRTGKATYWQLTSLQAFWPGLQVLVGDIGAANSSHREFFYVWKKFGVIPERYLLDHQMLHPTEKYYPLRPELAESTFYLYQATKDPWYIQVGESIVNSLNLYTKVKGGFASVRDVTTMQLEDHQHSFFLAETCKYLYLLFDDSFLVDRNYIFTTEGHPLPILSSWHERLPAAYIPTNWTYAKSEQQTRRASAMSLQVCPAITLRSGYGVQQVESACHIPDSRADHRCFSDEECGIDSSTCRRRSCSMAGYCGLWIQ encoded by the exons ATGCTGTTATCTCGCAGTTATGGAGCTTGGCTTGTCCTCTTCCTCCTCATTTCACCCGCCTTCATTGCTCCTTCCATGTCTCAGATCGATTCCCATTGGGCTGCTAAGAAGAGGCACATGAGAGAGAAAGTTAGAAAAAT gttcTATCACGCATATGAAAACTACATGAAACACGCGTTCCCG CATGATGAGTTGAAGCCTCTTACCAAAAGCTTCACAGACTCTCTTAGCGAGCTTGGAAATTTAAAG CTTCAACACTTACCGCGAAACTATAATGGATCTGCCCTTACACTTATTGAATCATTGTCCAG CCTTGTTATCATGGGAAACAACACAGAATTTGAAAGGGCAGTTACATGGCTATCTGAAAACCTGACTTTCAACATTGATGCCAGGATAAATCTTTTTGAG TGCAACATAAGAGTTCTTGGAGGACTTATTTCTGCTCATATTCTTGCAACTGATTCCACAAACAGGTTGGTtcaagggtgttacaaaaatcaGCTGCTTAATCTTGCTGAAGATTTGGGGCGCCGCTTTTTACCTGCTTTCGATACACCAACTGGGTTACCATATGCCTGGGTTAACTTAAAG TACGGAGTAATGGAGGATGAGACGCCTGAAACAAGCACTTCAGGGTGTG GTTCTCTGATTCTTGAAATGGGAGCATTGTCACGATTAACTGGTGACCCCAGATACGAATCTGCAGCTTTACGTGCTCTACGAAAATTATGGAGCATGCGCAGTTCCTTAAATCTACTAGGAACAACACTAGATGTAACAACTGGAGAATGGATTGAATATTCATCTGGCATTGGTGCTG GGGTTGATTCATTCTATGAGTATCTGTGCAAGGCGTATATTCTATTTGGAAAGGAGGACTATTGGAGAATGTTTCATTCTGCTTATCTTGCAGTACAGAAGTATTTCAGACATGGTCCATG GTACCATGAAGCTGATATGAGGACAGGAAAAGCAACATATTGGCAACTTACAAGTCTTCAAGCCTTTTGGCCTGGTTTACAG GTTCTTGTTGGGGATATTGGAGCTGCTAATTCATCACACCGTGAATTCTTTTATGTATGGAAGAAATTTGGAGTTATACCGGAAAG GTATTTGTTGGACCATCAGATGTTACATCCTACTGAAAAGTATTATCCCCTGCGGCCGGAGTTGGCAGAGTCCACATTCTACCTCTATCAAGCAACCAAAG ATCCATGGTACATACAAGTTGGCGAATCAATTGTCAATTCTCTTAATTTGTACACCAAAGTAAAAGGTGGTTTTGCAAGTGTTAGAGATGTGACAACAATGCAATTGGAAGATCATCAACATAGCTTCTTTCTCGCTGAAAC GTGTAAATATTTGTATCTTCTTTTTGATGATTCTTTTTTGGTTGATCGGAATTATATTTTCACAACCGAGGGTCATCCTCTTCCAATATTAAGTTCTTGGCATGAGAGGCTTCCGGCAGCATACATTCCTACGAATTGGACTTATGCAAAG AGTGAACAGCAAACAAGACGTGCAAGTGCGATGTCTCTACAAGTCTGTCCTGCAATAACTTTGAGATCAGGATATGGTGTCCAACAGGTTGAGAGTGCATGCCACATCCCTGATTCTCGTGCCGATCATAGGTGTTTCAGTGATGAGGAATGTGGAATTGACTCTAGTACGTGTAGAAGAAGATCATGCAGCATGGCTGGTTACTGTGGGTTGTGGATCCAATGA
- the LOC105800007 gene encoding snakin-2, whose product MAVRMLLALGVLLLCLAEVSSDLKAEEDITNVGEVGSLVTRGGNRRLMLEIDCGGLCKKRCSQHSRPNRCNRACGTCCLRCKCVPPGTSGNREVCGTCYTGMTTHGNVAKCP is encoded by the exons ATGGCAGTCCGTATGCTTCTTGCGTTAGGTGTCCTATTACTCTGCCTTGCAGAG GTTTCATCTGATCTGAAGGCAGAAGAAGATATAACGAATGTCGGTGAG GTGGGTTCTTTGGTTACCAGAGGCGGAAACAGAAGACTGATGCTAGAGATTG ATTGTGGAGGATTATGCAAGAAAAGATGCAGTCAACACTCGAGGCCAAACAGATGCAACAGGGCGTGTGGGACTTGCTGCTTGAGGTGCAAGTGCGTGCCACCGGGGACTTCAGGGAACAGGGAGGTCTGCGGGACCTGCTATACTGGCATGACCACCCATGGAAACGTTGCCAAGTGCCCTTAA